A genomic window from Streptomyces sp. NBC_01429 includes:
- a CDS encoding alpha,alpha-trehalose-phosphate synthase (UDP-forming): protein MVSEHPAPPARVLVASNRGPVSYTLRDDGALVAKRGGGGLVSGLSAIGPDTDAVWVCAALGEGDREAVRRLDGRLDPADTGGQRVRMLGIPPEVYADAYNGVANSTLWFVHHLLYQTPLEPSFGPEFRAQWASYEAYNRAFAEALADEAADGAAVLVQDYHLALVPGMLRALRPDLSIGHFSHTPWAPVDYFRLLPDDIARQLLRGILGADRAAFLTRRWADAFTACCAELLGGTGKTRVGVHGLGADADFLRERAHRPDVDERIVTLRGQIGSAPDGTDRKTIVRVDRTELSKNIVRGLLAYRQLLTDHPEWRERVVHVAFAYPSRQDLAVYRDYTAEVRRVADGINAEFSTDGWTPVVLHVKDDFARSLAAYRLADVALVNPIRDGMNLVAKEIPVVSERGCALVLSREAGAYEELGEDALVINPYDISATSAALHEALSLPDGDRAERGKRLAAAATALPPQRWFLDQLDALRDS, encoded by the coding sequence ATGGTCTCCGAGCACCCCGCCCCGCCCGCCCGCGTCCTCGTCGCGTCCAACCGCGGCCCCGTCTCGTACACCCTGCGCGACGACGGCGCCCTGGTGGCCAAGAGGGGCGGCGGCGGGCTGGTGTCGGGGCTCTCGGCCATCGGCCCGGACACGGACGCGGTGTGGGTGTGCGCGGCGCTCGGCGAGGGCGACCGCGAGGCCGTGCGGCGGCTGGACGGCAGGCTCGACCCGGCGGACACCGGCGGGCAGCGCGTCCGCATGCTCGGCATCCCGCCCGAGGTGTACGCGGACGCGTACAACGGCGTGGCGAACTCGACGCTCTGGTTCGTCCACCACCTGCTCTACCAGACCCCGCTGGAGCCGTCCTTCGGCCCGGAGTTCCGCGCCCAGTGGGCTTCGTACGAGGCGTACAACCGCGCCTTCGCCGAGGCCCTGGCCGACGAGGCCGCCGACGGCGCGGCCGTCCTCGTGCAGGACTACCACCTGGCGCTGGTCCCCGGAATGCTGCGCGCGCTGCGCCCCGACCTGTCGATCGGGCACTTCTCGCACACCCCGTGGGCGCCGGTCGACTACTTCCGGCTGCTCCCCGACGACATCGCGCGCCAGCTCCTGCGCGGCATCCTGGGCGCCGACCGCGCCGCCTTCCTGACCCGGCGCTGGGCCGACGCCTTCACCGCGTGCTGCGCGGAGCTGCTGGGCGGTACGGGCAAGACGCGCGTCGGCGTGCACGGGCTGGGCGCCGACGCCGACTTCCTGCGCGAGCGCGCGCACCGGCCGGACGTGGACGAGCGCATCGTGACCCTGCGCGGGCAGATCGGCAGCGCCCCGGACGGTACGGACCGGAAGACCATCGTCCGGGTCGACCGTACGGAGCTGTCGAAGAACATCGTCCGCGGCCTGCTCGCCTACCGGCAGCTCCTGACGGACCACCCCGAATGGCGCGAGCGCGTCGTCCATGTCGCCTTCGCCTACCCCTCCCGGCAGGACCTGGCGGTCTACCGCGACTACACCGCCGAGGTGCGGCGGGTCGCCGACGGGATCAACGCCGAGTTCTCCACGGACGGCTGGACCCCGGTCGTGCTGCACGTCAAGGACGACTTCGCCCGCTCCCTGGCCGCCTACCGGCTGGCCGACGTGGCGCTGGTCAACCCGATCCGCGACGGGATGAACCTGGTCGCGAAGGAGATCCCCGTCGTCTCCGAGCGCGGCTGCGCGCTGGTCCTCTCCCGGGAGGCGGGCGCCTACGAGGAGCTGGGCGAGGACGCGCTGGTGATCAACCCGTACGACATCAGCGCCACTTCGGCCGCCCTCCACGAGGCGCTCTCCCTCCCGGACGGCGACCGCGCGGAACGCGGCAAGCGCCTGGCGGCCGCTGCGACCGCGCTGCCGCCGCAGCGCTGGTTCCTGGACCAGCTGGACGCGCTGCGCGACAGCTGA
- the otsB gene encoding trehalose-phosphatase, which translates to MGSHPHPLLPDPTTPAGADGLAALLARPGKAVVALDFDGTLADIVPDPEQARAHPRAVPALAALAPRVASVAVVTGRPAGVAVRYGGFAGVPGLDHLVVLGHYGAERWDAVSGTVHAPAPHEGVAAVRAELPGFLDRFGAWHGTWIEEKGQAVAVHTRRATDPTAAFEALRDPLNELAARHGLIVEPGRMVLELRPPGMDKGVALLEYVREVGAETVLYAGDDLGDLPAYAAVEKLRSDGHPGLLVCSGREVPELAERADLVLPGPAAVADFLAAVAEATA; encoded by the coding sequence ATGGGCAGCCATCCGCACCCCCTCCTGCCGGATCCGACGACCCCCGCCGGCGCCGACGGCCTGGCCGCGCTTCTCGCCCGGCCAGGGAAAGCCGTCGTCGCCCTCGACTTCGACGGCACCCTCGCCGATATCGTCCCCGACCCCGAACAGGCCCGCGCCCATCCGCGCGCCGTCCCCGCCCTGGCCGCCCTCGCGCCGCGCGTCGCCTCGGTCGCCGTCGTCACCGGCCGCCCGGCCGGGGTCGCGGTGCGGTACGGCGGCTTCGCCGGAGTGCCGGGCCTGGACCATCTCGTGGTCCTCGGCCACTACGGCGCCGAGCGCTGGGACGCGGTCTCCGGCACGGTCCACGCCCCCGCCCCGCACGAGGGCGTCGCTGCGGTCCGCGCCGAACTCCCCGGCTTCCTGGACCGGTTCGGTGCCTGGCACGGCACCTGGATCGAGGAGAAGGGCCAGGCCGTCGCCGTCCACACCCGCCGCGCCACCGACCCCACGGCCGCCTTCGAGGCCCTGCGCGACCCCCTGAACGAACTGGCCGCGCGCCACGGCCTCATCGTCGAACCCGGCCGCATGGTCCTGGAACTGCGCCCGCCCGGCATGGACAAGGGCGTCGCCCTGCTGGAGTACGTACGCGAGGTCGGCGCCGAGACCGTCCTCTACGCGGGCGACGACCTGGGCGACCTCCCGGCCTACGCGGCCGTGGAGAAACTGCGCTCCGACGGCCACCCCGGTCTGCTGGTGTGCAGCGGCCGCGAAGTGCCCGAACTGGCCGAACGCGCCGACCTCGTGCTCCCGGGCCCGGCGGCGGTCGCGGACTTCCTGGCTGCCGTCGCCGAGGCGACCGCCTGA
- a CDS encoding DUF3263 domain-containing protein yields MTVAETPDTPEPESPGEPGEAAEPAEAARLSGLSDRDRAVLAVERRGWPGPGAKERAIRERLGLSPTRYYQLLGALLDDPRAAEHDPVTVNRLRRVRDARRERR; encoded by the coding sequence ATGACCGTCGCCGAAACCCCTGATACGCCGGAGCCGGAGAGCCCCGGGGAGCCCGGGGAGGCCGCAGAGCCCGCGGAGGCCGCGCGGCTCTCCGGGCTCTCCGACCGCGACCGCGCCGTTCTCGCCGTCGAGCGGCGCGGCTGGCCCGGTCCCGGTGCCAAGGAGCGGGCGATCAGGGAGCGGCTCGGGCTGTCCCCGACCCGCTACTACCAACTGCTCGGCGCGCTGCTGGACGACCCGCGCGCCGCCGAGCACGACCCGGTGACGGTGAACAGGCTGCGCCGGGTGCGCGACGCGAGGCGCGAGCGCCGGTAG
- a CDS encoding extracellular solute-binding protein: protein MTAAIAALGMTMALAGCGGTGGAGDVTLKLVAADYGTNAQTSSEKYWKALASEFETKNPGIKIDVNIRPWKTIDADVAEMVEGGKAPDIAQIGSYSHYARQDKLYTADELLSVPTQANFLTQLSEAGKVHRVQYGLPFVASTRLLFYNQDLFTEAGISAPKTWADIKSDAEALKEKGVTTPIAVPLGSEEAQGETLMWLLSGGGGYTDTADGSYNIDSQQNIETFQWLQKDLVGAGLTGPVAPAELDRATAFKAFTSGQVGMLNGHPTLMQDAKKSGIKVGMVPLPGIDGKAKSTMGVADWMMAFKQNNHRREVGRFLDYAYEDKNVLNFAGQYDLLPVTYSANETMVADDSHADLRKFLEALPTSELLPYGKNSWGTVSDSLKKNIGKAVEQGASPSNVLGQIARDASAAEAAE from the coding sequence ATGACCGCGGCGATAGCCGCACTGGGCATGACCATGGCGCTGGCCGGTTGCGGCGGTACGGGAGGGGCCGGAGACGTCACCCTCAAACTCGTGGCGGCGGATTACGGCACCAACGCGCAGACCAGTTCGGAGAAGTACTGGAAAGCGCTGGCCTCGGAGTTCGAGACCAAGAACCCCGGTATCAAGATCGATGTCAATATCCGCCCCTGGAAGACCATCGACGCGGATGTCGCCGAGATGGTCGAGGGCGGCAAGGCGCCGGACATCGCGCAGATCGGCTCGTACTCCCACTACGCCAGGCAGGACAAGCTCTACACCGCCGACGAACTGCTCTCCGTCCCCACCCAGGCGAACTTCCTCACCCAGCTCTCCGAGGCCGGCAAGGTGCACCGCGTCCAGTACGGACTGCCGTTCGTCGCCTCCACCCGGCTGCTCTTCTACAACCAGGACCTCTTCACCGAGGCCGGTATCAGCGCCCCGAAGACCTGGGCGGACATCAAGTCCGACGCCGAGGCGCTCAAGGAGAAGGGCGTGACGACGCCGATCGCGGTGCCGCTCGGCTCGGAGGAGGCGCAGGGCGAGACCCTGATGTGGCTGCTGAGCGGTGGGGGCGGCTACACGGACACGGCCGACGGCTCGTACAACATCGACTCGCAGCAGAACATCGAGACCTTCCAGTGGCTCCAGAAGGACCTGGTGGGCGCCGGGCTGACCGGCCCGGTCGCCCCCGCGGAACTGGACCGCGCCACCGCCTTCAAGGCGTTCACCAGCGGCCAGGTCGGCATGCTCAACGGCCACCCCACGCTGATGCAGGACGCCAAGAAGAGCGGCATCAAGGTCGGCATGGTGCCGCTGCCCGGTATCGACGGCAAGGCCAAGTCGACCATGGGCGTCGCCGACTGGATGATGGCCTTCAAGCAGAACAACCACCGCCGCGAGGTCGGCCGCTTCCTGGATTACGCGTACGAGGACAAGAACGTCCTGAACTTCGCGGGCCAGTACGATCTGCTGCCCGTCACCTACAGCGCGAACGAAACCATGGTGGCGGACGACTCCCATGCCGACCTGCGCAAATTCCTGGAGGCGCTGCCGACGTCGGAGCTGCTTCCGTACGGCAAGAACTCCTGGGGCACGGTGAGCGACAGCCTGAAGAAGAACATCGGCAAGGCGGTCGAGCAGGGCGCGAGCCCGTCCAATGTCCTCGGGCAGATCGCGCGCGACGCGTCCGCCGCCGAGGCGGCCGAGTAG
- the nagA gene encoding N-acetylglucosamine-6-phosphate deacetylase, translating to MAARAESTVLTGARVVLPTGTVDGGRVIVAGGRIAGAAPDDAVRIDLTGHWLVPGFVDLHNHGGGGASFTSGSVDDVLHGIRTHRAHGTTTLVASAVTGEMDFLAQRAGILSELVEQGDLAGIHFEGPFISPCRKGAHSEALLRDPDPAEVRKLVDAARGTARMMTLATELPGGIDSVRLLVEHGVIAAIGHTDATYEQTVEAIDAGASVATHLFNAMPPLGHRTPGPIAALLEDDRVTVELINDGTHLHPAALELAFHRAGADRVAFITDAMDAAGFGDGRYQLGPLAVDVKDGVARLTEGGSIAGSTLTLDTAFRRAATVDRLPVEDIVRAISANPAKLLGVYDRVGSLEPGKDADAVVLDADFGLKGVLHKGDWVLDPRVG from the coding sequence ATGGCCGCACGCGCCGAAAGCACCGTTCTCACCGGCGCCCGCGTGGTGCTCCCCACCGGGACCGTGGACGGCGGCCGGGTCATCGTGGCGGGCGGCCGGATCGCCGGCGCCGCCCCGGACGACGCCGTCAGGATCGATCTGACGGGCCACTGGCTCGTCCCCGGCTTCGTGGACCTGCACAACCACGGCGGAGGCGGTGCCTCGTTCACCTCCGGCTCGGTGGACGACGTGCTCCACGGCATCCGTACGCACCGCGCGCACGGCACCACCACCCTCGTCGCCTCGGCGGTCACCGGCGAGATGGACTTCCTGGCCCAGCGCGCCGGGATCCTCTCCGAACTCGTCGAGCAGGGCGATCTGGCCGGGATCCACTTCGAGGGCCCGTTCATCTCCCCCTGCCGCAAGGGCGCGCACAGCGAGGCCCTGCTGCGCGACCCCGACCCGGCCGAGGTGCGCAAGCTGGTCGACGCGGCGCGCGGTACGGCCAGGATGATGACGCTCGCCACCGAACTGCCCGGCGGCATCGACTCCGTACGGCTGCTGGTGGAGCACGGCGTGATCGCCGCGATCGGCCATACGGACGCGACGTACGAGCAGACCGTCGAGGCCATCGACGCCGGTGCGAGCGTCGCGACGCACCTGTTCAACGCGATGCCCCCGCTCGGCCACCGGACGCCGGGACCGATCGCCGCGCTGCTGGAGGACGACCGGGTCACCGTCGAGCTGATCAACGACGGTACGCATCTGCACCCCGCCGCCCTGGAACTCGCCTTCCACCGCGCGGGCGCCGACCGCGTCGCCTTCATCACCGACGCGATGGACGCGGCGGGGTTCGGCGACGGCCGCTACCAACTCGGCCCGCTCGCCGTGGACGTCAAGGACGGGGTGGCGCGGCTGACGGAGGGCGGCTCGATCGCCGGGTCCACCCTCACCCTGGACACCGCCTTCCGGCGCGCCGCCACCGTGGACCGCCTCCCGGTGGAGGACATCGTCCGCGCCATCTCCGCCAACCCGGCGAAGCTGCTGGGCGTGTACGACCGTGTCGGCTCCCTGGAGCCGGGCAAGGACGCGGACGCGGTGGTGCTCGACGCGGACTTCGGGCTCAAGGGCGTGCTGCACAAGGGTGATTGGGTGCTGGACCCGCGCGTGGGGTGA
- a CDS encoding 1-phosphofructokinase family hexose kinase: protein MILTVTLNTALDITYRTPALVPHTTHRVDAVVERPGGKGLNVARVLAALGHETVVTGFAGGRTGDVLRELLGGCGPMGPRGAGARRPSGTPYARPVDALLPISGSTRRTIAVVDAATGDTTQLNEPGPTVSAAEWTAFLSCYDRLVTGADAVALCGSLPPGVHVGAYAELIRRARGAGVPVLLDTSGEPLRRGIAARPDLVKPNADELALLTGSREPLVAARDARRRGAHAVVASLGPGGILAATPDGVWRAAPPAPVKGNPTGAGDSAVAGLLSGLVERLPWPARLSRAVALSTATVLAPVAGEFDASVYEDLLPRVTVTEYPEA from the coding sequence ATGATCCTGACGGTCACGCTCAACACCGCCCTGGACATCACGTACCGGACCCCCGCCCTGGTCCCGCACACCACCCACCGCGTCGACGCGGTCGTCGAACGGCCCGGCGGCAAGGGGCTGAACGTCGCGCGGGTGCTGGCGGCGCTCGGGCACGAGACGGTGGTGACGGGGTTCGCGGGCGGACGTACCGGCGATGTGCTGCGTGAACTGCTGGGCGGCTGCGGGCCGATGGGCCCTCGGGGCGCCGGGGCGCGGCGGCCGTCCGGCACCCCGTACGCGCGGCCGGTGGACGCGCTCCTGCCGATCTCCGGGTCGACGCGCCGCACCATAGCCGTCGTGGACGCGGCCACCGGCGACACGACCCAGCTCAACGAACCGGGACCGACGGTCTCGGCCGCCGAGTGGACCGCCTTCCTCAGCTGTTACGACCGGCTGGTCACCGGCGCCGACGCCGTGGCCCTGTGCGGCAGCCTGCCGCCCGGGGTGCACGTCGGGGCGTACGCGGAGCTGATCCGGCGGGCGCGCGGCGCGGGGGTGCCCGTACTGCTCGACACCAGCGGCGAGCCGCTGCGCAGGGGCATCGCCGCGCGCCCCGATCTGGTGAAGCCGAACGCCGACGAACTCGCCCTGCTCACCGGCTCCCGCGAGCCGCTGGTCGCCGCGCGCGACGCCCGCCGCCGCGGCGCCCACGCCGTCGTCGCCTCCCTCGGTCCCGGCGGCATCCTGGCCGCCACCCCGGACGGCGTCTGGCGCGCGGCCCCGCCCGCCCCGGTGAAGGGCAACCCGACGGGCGCGGGCGACTCCGCCGTGGCCGGGCTGCTCTCCGGCCTGGTCGAACGCCTCCCGTGGCCGGCCCGGCTGAGCCGCGCGGTGGCGCTGTCGACGGCGACCGTACTGGCCCCGGTGGCGGGCGAGTTCGACGCGTCGGTGTACGAGGACCTGCTGCCGCGCGTCACGGTGACGGAGTATCCGGAGGCGTGA